In the genome of Populus nigra chromosome 9, ddPopNigr1.1, whole genome shotgun sequence, one region contains:
- the LOC133703675 gene encoding GDSL esterase/lipase At5g45960-like → MYQNVIGIPKQLEYFKEYKKRLESAIGTKETENHINKALFIVSAGTNDFVINYFTLPIRRKTYSVSGYQQFILQTATQFLQDLFEQGARRILFSALPPMGCLPVVITLFSNHAISERGCLDYFSSVGRQFNQLLQNELNLMQIRLANHGVRIYLTDTYSAVTDMIQGQGRSAFDEVSRGCCGTGYLEASLLCNPKSFLCPDASKYVFWDSIHPTEQVYSNVFKSNRPIIDAIIKG, encoded by the exons ATGTATCAG AATGTGATCGGCATACCAAAGCAACTGGAGTACTTTAAAGAGTATAAGAAAAGACTGGAGTCCGCAATTGGGACGAAAGAGACCGAAAATCATATCAACAAGGCATTGTTTATCGTCAGTGCTGGCACGAATGACTTCgttatcaattattttactCTGCCAATCCGACGAAAAACCTACTCCGTCTCAGGTTACCAGCAATTCATCCTGCAAACAGCCACACAATTCCTTCAG GACTTGTTTGAGCAAGGAGCAAGAAGAATCTTATTTAGTGCACTACCTCCAATGGGTTGCCTGCCGGTCGTTATCACCCTTTTCTCGAACCATGCCATCTCAGAACGTGGTTGTCTTGATTATTTTTCCTCCGTCGGACGACAGTTCAATCAGTTGCTCCAAAATGAGTTAAATCTCATGCAAATTCGATTAGCAAATCATGGTGTGAGGATCTATTTAACTGATACGTACAGTGCTGTGACTGACATGATTCAAGGGCAAGGAAGGTCTG CATTTGATGAAGTAAGCCGTGGCTGTTGTGGAACCGGTTACTTGGAAGCATCTCTCTTGTGCAACCCAAAATCATTTTTGTGTCCTGATGCATCAAAGTACGTATTTTGGGATTCAATACATCCAACTGAGCAGGTATACAGCAATGTTTTTAAGTCCAATCGTCCTATAATTGATGCTATCATCAAGGGCTAA